Proteins co-encoded in one Desulfitobacterium hafniense DCB-2 genomic window:
- a CDS encoding molybdopterin-dependent oxidoreductase, translating to MATLHWNEKSAPAVTELADGTKVYRTNAWSPPGCHGVGCGLRIFVKDGELQKVEGDPDHPITKGRLCVRCLTMKEYFYHPDRIKYPMKRVGQRGENKWQRITWDEAYDIIVENYQACAEKWGVNSVSVWSGTGREACRYQTPLCLDVFGSKTIVHPNSGWSCLVPRMAVMSWILGSAYVEYDYANGLPLRYDDPRWEPPKYMLVWGRDPLRCNADGLWGHSMIELMKRGTKLISVDPRANWLATRAEYHLQLRPGTDAALALALLHAVIKTGKYDKEFVEKWCYGFEELAERANQYNPEWAEGITGVAAADIYAVAECLVQKPSSACIGLAIDQNPNCIQIGHALYSIFAITGNLDIPGGLFMGQPTFFAGDVNNDPNQKSEEAEAEFEGIGYKEFPAIPMIVNTTHPDCTLDTLETGRPYPIKFAFIQSTNFLASSIVVQPKRWYEAMRKLDFIVASDIFMNPTIAGLADLVLPISTSLEHDGIVMNSMASQPGQYGALVKIIEDFGETKSDLEILLDLHHRLHPDSQDPRWKDTDSYLSHDMAPMPGVDITFPELKERVIAQYELEYRKYEKGLLRPDGQPGVNTPTGMIELYSTMLEALDEDPLPYYMEPKFSAVSRPDIAGDYPMIMTTGARRFTSFHSEHRQIRTLREIHPWPTAEINPKTAAAKGITEGSWIYVENPWSKAKLYAHLTPIVKENVVSIDHGWWYPERGPEKMFDVWECNINNLIPNKENGKLGFGTHFKSMPCTIYRAD from the coding sequence ATGGCTACACTACATTGGAACGAAAAATCCGCCCCGGCTGTGACCGAGCTGGCGGACGGCACCAAAGTCTATCGTACGAATGCCTGGTCGCCCCCGGGCTGTCACGGGGTGGGTTGCGGCCTGCGTATTTTCGTTAAAGATGGCGAGCTTCAGAAAGTGGAGGGCGACCCGGATCACCCCATCACCAAAGGCCGTCTTTGCGTCCGCTGCCTGACCATGAAGGAATATTTCTATCATCCCGATCGGATCAAGTATCCCATGAAACGGGTCGGCCAGCGCGGCGAAAACAAGTGGCAACGCATTACCTGGGATGAGGCCTACGACATCATCGTGGAAAATTATCAGGCCTGTGCGGAAAAATGGGGCGTCAACTCCGTCTCCGTCTGGTCCGGCACCGGCCGGGAAGCCTGTCGTTATCAGACTCCCCTCTGCCTGGACGTTTTCGGCAGCAAAACTATCGTCCATCCCAACAGCGGCTGGTCCTGCCTCGTTCCCCGCATGGCGGTGATGAGCTGGATTCTGGGCAGCGCTTACGTGGAATACGACTATGCCAACGGTCTGCCCTTGCGTTACGATGATCCTCGCTGGGAACCACCGAAGTATATGCTGGTCTGGGGCCGGGACCCACTGCGCTGCAATGCGGACGGCCTTTGGGGTCATTCCATGATTGAACTCATGAAACGCGGCACCAAGCTGATCTCTGTAGATCCCCGCGCCAACTGGCTGGCGACGCGGGCGGAATACCATCTCCAGCTCCGGCCCGGCACCGACGCTGCTTTAGCCCTGGCTCTGCTCCACGCTGTCATCAAAACCGGTAAATACGATAAGGAATTTGTGGAGAAATGGTGTTATGGCTTTGAGGAGCTGGCGGAGAGAGCTAACCAGTATAATCCGGAATGGGCCGAGGGGATCACCGGTGTGGCGGCCGCAGATATTTACGCGGTAGCTGAGTGCCTGGTTCAGAAACCCTCCAGCGCCTGCATCGGTCTGGCTATCGACCAGAACCCCAATTGTATCCAGATTGGGCATGCCCTCTACAGTATTTTCGCCATCACCGGTAACCTGGATATTCCCGGCGGTTTGTTCATGGGACAGCCGACCTTTTTTGCGGGTGACGTCAACAATGATCCGAACCAGAAATCTGAAGAAGCAGAAGCAGAGTTTGAAGGGATCGGTTACAAAGAATTTCCCGCCATCCCGATGATCGTAAATACCACCCATCCCGACTGTACGCTGGATACTTTGGAAACCGGCAGGCCGTATCCGATCAAGTTCGCTTTTATCCAAAGCACCAACTTCCTCGCTTCCTCGATTGTCGTCCAGCCCAAACGGTGGTATGAAGCGATGCGCAAACTGGACTTTATTGTGGCTTCCGATATTTTCATGAATCCTACGATTGCCGGCCTGGCCGATCTGGTGCTGCCGATCTCCACTTCCCTGGAACACGACGGGATCGTCATGAACAGCATGGCTTCCCAGCCCGGTCAGTACGGTGCGCTGGTGAAAATCATCGAAGATTTTGGAGAAACCAAGAGCGATCTGGAAATCCTCCTAGATTTGCATCACCGCCTGCACCCGGACAGCCAGGACCCCAGATGGAAGGATACCGACAGCTATCTCAGCCATGATATGGCCCCCATGCCCGGCGTCGACATTACCTTTCCTGAGCTGAAAGAACGGGTCATCGCCCAATACGAACTGGAGTACCGCAAATACGAGAAGGGCCTGCTGCGTCCGGACGGCCAGCCGGGAGTCAATACGCCCACCGGCATGATTGAATTGTACAGCACCATGCTGGAGGCGCTGGATGAAGACCCGCTTCCATATTATATGGAGCCCAAGTTCAGCGCCGTCTCCAGGCCGGATATCGCCGGGGATTATCCCATGATCATGACCACCGGCGCCCGGCGCTTTACCTCCTTTCACTCCGAGCACCGCCAGATCAGGACCTTGCGGGAAATTCATCCCTGGCCCACGGCGGAGATCAACCCCAAGACCGCTGCTGCCAAAGGGATCACCGAAGGATCCTGGATCTATGTGGAAAATCCCTGGAGCAAAGCCAAGCTGTATGCCCACCTGACGCCCATCGTCAAAGAAAATGTCGTTTCCATCGATCATGGCTGGTGGTATCCGGAAAGAGGCCCGGAAAAAATGTTTGATGTCTGGGAATGCAATATTAACAACCTGATCCCTAATAAGGAAAACGGCAAACTCGGTTTCGGCACCCACTTCAAGAGCATGCCCTGCACTATCTACCGGGCGGATTAA
- a CDS encoding glycosyltransferase family 2 protein, translating to MEKKRVLIGSPIRQSPHVLKEFLDSLRGLEQGELELNYIFVDDNESEESSRLLVNFEEEGLVTLIKGDKGEKRPGDYVCDDITHHWRDHLIQKVAGYKNLMIEKALEWGYDYLFLVDSDLVLHPATLRHLVSTGKEIISEIFWTAWYPGSREMPNVWLYDHYDMSPRQRGEKLSQKDLDIRAQGFIDQLRIPGVYEVGGLGACTLLSRQALQAGISFSEIKNLTLWGEDRHFCVRANALGLSLWVDTHYPAYHIYRESSMAGVEEFKAVCRGEKPPGRGSCTVQEQHKPKLTLSMVMKNEATKDLARVLREHRHYIDAAVIIDDGSTDNSVELCLSILQGIPLQIIENSASKFANEVELRKQQWRATAATNPEWILNLDADEVFENRFRQEVRMLIEDPDTDVWYFRLYDFWDESHYREDEYWNAHSTYRPFLLRYRPGFVAEWNEVAQHCGRFPKSIKTLPYKLSSLRLKHLGWADPKHRMAKYQRYMELDPEARYGWKEQYESILDPNPRLVKWEE from the coding sequence ATGGAGAAAAAGAGAGTATTAATCGGCAGCCCTATACGCCAAAGCCCCCATGTACTAAAAGAATTCCTGGATTCTCTGAGGGGCCTCGAGCAAGGGGAGCTGGAATTGAACTATATCTTTGTCGATGATAACGAGAGCGAAGAATCCAGCCGATTGCTGGTGAATTTTGAAGAGGAGGGATTGGTCACCCTGATCAAAGGGGACAAGGGGGAGAAAAGGCCGGGGGACTATGTATGCGACGATATCACCCACCATTGGCGGGATCACTTGATTCAGAAAGTAGCCGGATACAAAAATTTAATGATCGAGAAAGCCCTTGAGTGGGGGTATGATTATCTGTTTCTGGTTGATTCGGACTTGGTTCTGCATCCGGCAACCCTCCGGCACCTTGTGAGTACCGGCAAAGAGATCATTTCGGAAATCTTCTGGACTGCCTGGTATCCGGGAAGTCGGGAGATGCCTAATGTATGGCTTTATGATCATTACGACATGTCACCCCGGCAAAGGGGAGAAAAATTAAGCCAGAAAGATCTGGATATAAGAGCCCAGGGGTTTATCGACCAGTTGAGAATACCCGGGGTTTATGAGGTGGGGGGACTGGGCGCCTGCACTCTGCTCAGCCGCCAAGCCCTGCAGGCGGGAATCAGTTTCAGCGAGATAAAAAACCTGACCCTATGGGGAGAAGACAGGCATTTTTGTGTAAGAGCCAATGCCTTGGGCTTAAGCTTATGGGTGGACACCCATTATCCGGCTTACCATATTTACCGGGAATCATCAATGGCAGGGGTGGAGGAATTTAAGGCCGTTTGTAGGGGGGAAAAACCGCCGGGGCGGGGGAGCTGTACCGTACAAGAGCAGCATAAACCGAAACTGACCTTATCCATGGTCATGAAAAATGAAGCAACTAAAGATTTGGCAAGGGTGCTCCGGGAGCACCGGCACTATATCGATGCTGCGGTGATCATCGATGATGGAAGCACGGATAACAGTGTAGAGCTGTGCCTAAGCATACTTCAAGGAATTCCTCTTCAGATCATTGAGAATTCCGCTTCTAAATTTGCCAATGAGGTAGAGCTCAGGAAGCAGCAATGGCGGGCAACTGCGGCAACTAATCCGGAATGGATATTAAACCTTGATGCCGATGAAGTGTTTGAGAACAGGTTCAGACAGGAGGTCAGGATGTTGATCGAGGATCCTGACACAGATGTATGGTATTTCCGGCTTTATGATTTTTGGGATGAGAGCCATTACCGGGAAGATGAGTATTGGAATGCCCACTCCACCTACCGGCCCTTTTTGCTGCGCTACCGGCCGGGTTTTGTTGCCGAGTGGAATGAGGTTGCCCAGCATTGCGGCCGCTTCCCGAAAAGCATAAAGACCCTTCCCTACAAGCTATCGTCATTAAGGCTAAAACATTTGGGCTGGGCCGATCCCAAGCACCGCATGGCTAAATATCAGCGCTATATGGAATTGGACCCGGAAGCCCGCTATGGTTGGAAAGAGCAGTATGAGTCCATTCTTGACCCTAATCCCCGGCTGGTGAAATGGGAGGAGTAA
- a CDS encoding helix-turn-helix transcriptional regulator — MDNKVEQLRRERGLNQEEFAKAIRVSRQTVSSIENGKYNPSLELAFAIADFFEKSIEEIFIYERRKENEKK, encoded by the coding sequence TTGGACAACAAAGTGGAGCAGTTGAGAAGGGAGCGGGGGCTGAATCAGGAAGAGTTTGCCAAGGCCATTCGTGTTTCAAGGCAAACGGTCAGCTCAATCGAAAACGGAAAATACAATCCGTCTTTAGAGCTGGCCTTTGCTATAGCAGATTTTTTTGAAAAGTCCATAGAAGAGATTTTTATCTATGAAAGGAGAAAAGAGAATGAAAAAAAGTAA